In Micromonospora cremea, the genomic window GGCTGACCGTATCGAATTCCCGGGCGGTCGGGCACGAAACGTGCTGCGGGCTGCCGGCCGGTACCGAGAGTCATCGACTCGCGTCTGTGCGTCCCGATGTGCCGAACGCAAGTGCATGACGCACTTGCGTGACCTGCCGTGATGGGAGCGTTCCCAAGGAGATCCATCCGATCGAGCACTACGAATCGGTAACTTGCCCCTTGACAAGGAGCTACCCCGCCTGCAGAGATCGCTGATCAACCGGTGGTTCGTTACCGACAGTAATGTTACAAAAGAATAAATGTGACGCCGGTCTCTGTTGAACCTACGCTTGCGTAGGGCAGAATTCTCCGCATCAGAGCGTGGGCGGCGGGTGCCGGGGAGGGCCCCGCCGCTCATTGCGTCTCCCCTCGGGCGAGCGACCGGTGTGACTTTTCCGCCGGGGTCGCGCCCTGCCGGTCACCTTAACCACCGGTAAGGCATGCTGTGCCGAACTCCATCGCCGCCCGTCGAAGGGGACCAGGATGCAGTTCGGCCGTTACTACGAGGAGTTCGAGGTCGGCGCGGTCTACCGGCACTGGCCGGGCAAGACCGTCACCGAGTACGACGACCACCTCTTCTGCCTGCTGACCATGAACCACCACCCGCTGCACATGGACGCGCACTACGCCGAGACGGCCAGCCAGTTCAAGCGCAACGTCGTCGTGGGCAACTACATCTACTCGCTGCTGCTCGGCATGTCGGTGCCGGATGTCAGCGGCAAGGCGATCGCGAACCTGGAGGTCGAGTCGCTACGGCATGTGGCCCCCACCTTCCACGGCGACACCATCTACGGCGAGACCACCGTGCTGGACAAGCGGGAGTCCGGCTCCAAGCCCGATCGGGGCGTGGTTTCCGTGGAGACCCGGGGCTACAACCAGGACGGCACCATGGTCTGCGTCTTCCGCCGCAAGGTCATGGTCCCCAAGCGGGAGTACGCGGCCAGCGCCGTCGGAGAGGGAGTGGACCCGGAGCGGCCCAGCTTCCCCGAGCCGCGCTGAGCACAGCGGCGGATCGACCGCCGCAGGCACCGGGCTCCTTCCCCGCATCAGGTTCTGATGGGGAAGGGGCCCTATTCCCGTTTCGGGGCATATGCTGGCGCCGGAGGTTCCGATGAGCCACTCCGTCGCCGGAGAGCCGCCCTCTGCCGGTCGCCGCGCCGCACCCTTGACCACCGCCGTCTACTTCGCCGCCGAGTGGGACCTGCTCACCAGCTTGCCCGGTCGGGTTCTCGTGGCCGCCGCCGCCCCGGGCCCCGGCCGGCCGGCCCGGGGGGTCATGGCGGGCCTGGCCGGCCTGGACGCGGTGGCCGCCGGCCGGGCGTTCGACAGCGATCTGGTCCGCGCGGTGGTCGCCGCGATCTACGCCCGCCACGACGGCGCCCAGCCTCCCACCGAACGGCTCACCGATCTGGTGGACCTCCTGGCCGCCTGTCGGGCGGCGGTCCGGGTCCTGCACCGGCGCGCCGACCCCGCCGACTCGGCCGCGTACCGCCAGTGGGTGCAGTCGATCGCGGCCCGCGTCTGCCGGGCGGTGCCCGCCCCTGGCGAGCCGTCACCCGGCCAGCCGGCCAGCCCGGCCGACCGGCGCCTCCTGGACCGGCTCGGTGCCGCGCTGGAGCTGGGCTGAACCGGCAGGCAGGCCGTCGGTGGCGAGCGCCGGACGGGTCCGTACTCTCTGATGACCGTGACCGACGACCAGCTTGAGGTGGGCGTGGGCCCCTGGCCGGGGGACCTGCCGGACGACCCGCGCTACGACCCGCAGTTGCTGGTCGAGGGGGACCGGCGCAATGTGGCCGACCGCTATCGCTACTGGCGGCACGAGGCCATCGTCGCCGACCTGGACCTGCACCGGCACGGGTTCCACGTCGCCATCGAGAACTGGCAGCACGACTTCAACATCGGCACGGTGGTCCGCAACGCCAACGCCTTCCTCGCCGCGGAGGTGCACATCGT contains:
- a CDS encoding MaoC family dehydratase, giving the protein MQFGRYYEEFEVGAVYRHWPGKTVTEYDDHLFCLLTMNHHPLHMDAHYAETASQFKRNVVVGNYIYSLLLGMSVPDVSGKAIANLEVESLRHVAPTFHGDTIYGETTVLDKRESGSKPDRGVVSVETRGYNQDGTMVCVFRRKVMVPKREYAASAVGEGVDPERPSFPEPR